The Jaculus jaculus isolate mJacJac1 chromosome 1, mJacJac1.mat.Y.cur, whole genome shotgun sequence nucleotide sequence TCTGAGGGCCAGGAAGCAGGCACAAGTCACTGTGGAGCAGGTGCTCGCACAGCGAAGCAGGTGGAGATGATTCCGCTTAGCAGTTCTCTCGGAGGACAAAGCAAGTAGAATGGAAACGCCTACTTAAACAGAGTGAAATATGTTAAGATGCTCTGGGTTTCTGTGGAGGGACTGGCTTCTTTTAAATCAATGTCCAAGAGGCACAGACTAGGAAAACAAGTGATGTTGAAGTGGGTTACATGTGCTGTCTATATGGGCCCCTAGTCTGTGGCCATCCTGCTTAATGTGTGCAGAAGCCAGTGGAGGTGTGGGACCCTCTGCTAGCTCTACTGGGCTCTCTTGCTTCCTTTTAAAGCTTCTCCTCTTCTGTACTCGGCAACCCCCAGCTCTGTCGTCCTTGGCCTTCACACTTTACTCACCGTTTATTTATGCATCCTGCTTTCTTTTCCTGGTGCAAAGattcaatttaaaaatgtttctttagcTATCTGCAGGAATTGACTGTAACTGCTCACCCCATCTGAAGGTCTGTCAGACTGACAGCATGTTTTAGAGCCCTCATACCCTCCAGGGGAAAGCAAGCAGAAACTGTTTCATTCTCCTCAGCAGGCAGAGTGTGAGTACACCAGGACAGAAACCTGAGgccacaggacagtgtgccaaaggCAGACTCCATGCCCTCCATGCATTGTGGTCCATTCAGGCCAGCAAAAGCCagagcactggggctggagagatggcttagtggttaagtgcttgcctgtgaagcctaaggaacctggtttgaggctcgactccccaggacccacataagccagatgcacaagggggcacatggatctggattttgtttgcagtggctggagaccctggcgtgcccattcttgctctgttgctctcaaataaatagataaataaaactttgtGAACTGACCAGTGTCTGACCATGCCCTTCCAGGCTCAAATAACTTAACTGCGATGCTACAGCACTCAGAGTATGTGTTCTGGCAGCTGACCCTTTGGTCACCTTGCCTATATGAGTGCTCCTGGGTGCAGGCACAGGCCACAGAGCACAGTACATGCCAAGTGAACTACGTAATTACTTCCTACAAAAGAAAGGCTGTCAAACGCCTGTTTTCTACATGATGTCACTGAAGGCGTTGAGAGAAATAACGGAGAAAGAAAAGGTTATGTGCACAGAGGAGGTTCTGTTTCTGACCAGCGGGTTACCTGTAAGCTTCCTTCAGTTGCCCTCAGTCATTTCAGCCTCACATTCTTTTGGTGGTTCTCCTCCTCCGGGCAACTCGCTCTCAATTTCCCACAGGACGTCATCTTCCTCCTCCAGGTTGCTGGAGATGTGGCACTTCTTAAACCCCTGGACAATGGATTCACTTGAGATGCTGTTCCATGCCACCATCACCCACTCCAGGAAGAGGCCCAGGGGCGGTTTCTTGGCATTTCCAGTGGGGCTCAGAGCCAAGTTCCCAGACAGAAGCCAGTTGGAGTACTGGGCCCGCACGCTGTCGTTCAGCGGCTTGCAGACCACCACATCCAGAACTTGCAGCTGTGAGGTCAGACCCCCCGGGATGATCACCATATCTGTGTTCATGCTCTCCATGGAGTTTTTCACAGAGTCGGTGGCGTGGCCCCGGAAGCCGTTCAAGATCAGCATCCCTCGCTGCTTGGGCACTGCTCCCGTCCTCCGTCTCCACACTACTTCCAACCAGTCCTGCATCAAGTCCTCAGTCATCCACCCATAGCGGTGGCAGCGGATTTCCATCCCACTGGGGAACTTCCCAGGGGGGATGTACGTTCCCCTCAAAATGATGTACGGAGGTAACTTCCTCCCATCGGCCAAGACACCAAGCATGGCTGTGATCTTCAATTTCTCCCTGCCTGGCGTCTTGACCAAGACGGGCTTTTCACCCTGGTTATCAACAGACACCCTCGAGGGCACCTCTAAGCAGATTGGCGTCTCATCTGCATTCCCCATCTGTGCTACGTCATAGTCGTGTGCCCTGCGCAGAGCCAGCACGCTCTGCTGGTAAGTGACAAGCTTCTCAGTCAGGTCCTCAggcaggtgctggggaactggTACTTTGTGCCTCAGAGACAAGTCATACCTTCTCATCATCCTTCGACACCAGCCTAGACTTGCCTTGAACCCTTTCTCTGGAATGTTCATTTCCTGGGCAATTTCCAAAGCTTTCAACTGCATCGCCTCCCTGGTGATAGGGTCCCCTTTGGCCTGCATGTACCTGACATACTCGGCTACTCGCTGGTCCACCAGAGCAAACCTCCCGTTCTTGGGGCCTCGGAATGCCCGCCGCATGGCATGAGCGTTTTGGAGCTGTGGCTTTACTTTGCGCCAGTCCCGAACATTTTTTTCTAACACTCCAAACTGCTTGGCAGCCTGGCAGTTGTTGGTGCTCTCGGCATATTCCACCACCATCAATTTGAACCCTGCATCGTAACTGCGGCGCATGCCTCGGCTGAACTGAAACTTGCTGGCTATGTCATCAGCCGAGAGGTCATAACCTGGGAAGCCCATGGCCATGTAGAAGGGGTACCCCTCACTCCACTCAGGCAGGTCTGTGATGTCTCGAGGCAGACGCAGGCCAAAGCTGTCAAGGTGCTGAGGCTGAGGAAAATGGGAGGCGGTATGCATTGGGTTTACCCAGTCTGGAGACTTCATGTCTGATTCTTCATTTTCTGGGAGACAAATAGGGAAGGGTAAAGTAATACCAATAAGTAAAATAGTTATTTCTCAATTTTAGGGGTCATAATATTTAATATGAAGCTGTTAGAAAATGAACCAAAACTTTTAACAGGTAACACTACTATTATGGTTACAATGTTTctagctgagcctggtggcacaggcttgtaaTCAGGGTTattcatgaggcagaggcagcagcatctcaagtttaaggcctgcctcggctacagagtgagctcaaggttagtctgggcaacatagtgaagGTATGTGTTAAAATCAGAAAAGCAGAAAGATACCAGGGGACACTCCTcggtggtggagtgcttgcctagcatgtgcaaggacctggcttgatccccagtaccacaacaCCAGCAGCAGCACCCATGTTTATGTAGATGGGAAGCCACATACGACGACCTAACATGGCAGAAACCTAGATGATTTGGGGCTGAATCATACATAGCCTTGGAATAAAAAACTGATGCTAAAAGCCACGTCAGCATCGTTAAGCTTATAAAGCAGAAACTTGGTTCTTACATACCAATGCCAAAACTGTTCATTGTATGCTTATTTGTCACAGAAACTGAATGGTTTGGGGAAAAAACtgtatatgagggctggagaggtggctcagcagctaaggcatttgcctgcaaagcctaatgactggagttcgattccccagtacccacataaagccagatgcacagtgatgcgtgcatctggagtttacagtggctggaggccctgatgctctctGCTTgaaaggtgtatgtgtgtgtgtgtgtgtgtgtgtgtatacatacatacatacatacatacatatatatataaaacgtgtgtgtgtgtgtgtgtatacatacatacatacatatatatatataaaacacacacacacacacacacacacacacacactgtatatcATCCAAAGTAAAATGCCATCAGTTATAAGAGGCACCATTATGtgctattaaaagaaaaaaaagtcactgtggtagtttaaatggatgttcCTCAATCGattcaaggtgttttttttttgtatatttatttgagagagacaaagtgggggagggagcagagagagaatgggcatgccaactcCAGCTgctacatgaactccagatgcatgtgacacctggcttagatgggttctgaggaactgaacctgggttttttgactttgcagacaaatgccttaaccactaagccatctctccagcctgaattcaggagttttattaaagcttttaattcagtgtcactgtgggtggatcctaggtttGGGGGTGGCcctggaattccagtctagaGGTATGCacagtgcttgagttctgccatTATGAGTTCCTGGAGTATGCCTGCTTTgtgttggtggtgttttttttcctctctgtgtggacctgtgaaagtgggccagcttcttctggaaTATTCCCTCtacctgtaagcttcagtaatTCCCCTCCTACTATAACTGCCTGCTTTgtaagttcatcccaacaactgAAGCTGACTGATACAGCCACTAAGTATAATTAACAGGTTGTTCATTTTAATAGGCATCCTCAATTTCAGAATTGTTAAAATAGTAAGGAAATTGTGCCTTAGAATCCATGAAATATGGCATTTCAAACCCAAAAgcaaatgagggctgaagagatggcttagcagctaaggcattttgcctgcaaagccaaaggacctaggtgtaATTCCCttgaaccaatgtaagccaggtgcacaaggtggtgcatgcatctagagtttgtttacagtggctgaaggccctagcacatgtAACTGCTGTACCTCACTCCTAAATACCCTacagaacacacacaaacactgaaAAGCCAGCTTCACGATGGCCCCCTTAAAGTGGATGCTGGGCTGGTTTATTCATAGTACCTGCCAAGGTTCCTCCTCGGAGCTTCCACTCATGGGAATTATAAGACTCCTCGTCCCCTTCCAGGCGAGTGATCATGTCTGGCTTAGGGAACGGGAATTCTGTTCATGAGAAATAGAACAGGGAACAGCTGTGTTACTGTCCTGGAGTAAAACTAAAACAAGCCTCTTATAGTACTTAGGAAACACCTCCACAACTCCCACCCCGCCCTCACCCCACTGTGGAAGACGGGACATGGGCTGGTGATACAGAAGTATCAGATGAGAAGTGGGTATGTCTAAGGGTGTCTGGATCTCTGTTAATGAGCCAGTATTAGCAACAACAGGACTATAGCACTTAGATAAGTGGGTGGGAGCAGCTAAATGAACATTTTGGTGTCCTACTCAGAAAACTGAGGAATCCTTCCAAATGGCTACACTGGGAGAAGAGGGGTGATGCCTACTGGTGTGCTGAGAGGGGTGGAGGGGAGTTGAGTACTCTTTGAGGGTTTATCCCCAAGTGTCTCAGGCCCGTAGGATAACACTGAGGCCTTCCTTCCTAAGGATCAACAAAGCACAGGCTTAGATCCATGGTGACCTGTCTATGGTCCCACTTTTATGTGGGCTCAATGAGGACTATTCTAAAAGGTGGCATGAGTTACTGAATAGAAGGACATAACATGTATATCTATATCTTGCCCAAATCAAAATCAGAATATTAAGTGGGCACAGGCATGAGGGAGAGAATCCTAGCTCAAGAGAGAAGGATGTCAGATAGACCAGAGAAGATGCAAACAGTTCTCGGGACTCAGAGCTTCcagcagaaaggaaaacaaagcttTACCCAGGGAAAGGACAGTCTCATAATTCATCCTCATGACTTCCCGGTAGAGGGCCTTTTGTGGCTCCGTCAAAACTTCCCACTCCTCATCGGAAAAATATATGGCCACCTCATCAAATAGGGCTGGTACCTGGAACATGAACAGTCTTTCTCAGTGACTGACTTGCACACACATTCTGAACAGATGAGATCTGACAGACAAGTGGGTGCAGCCCTCTGTCACACACATCAGGGTAGAGTCCTGACCTGGGGAGAAATGGTCTGTCCACATTCATGTGGCTACAAGGAACCAGAGGGAGTTCAAGAGCATAAGCCCTCCTGTGTCCCACCACAGCAGCCACCTCTGCTCACAAATGCAGCAAGCAGTACCACGAAAGTTAAACTCCTTACTCCATCACCAGGCCTGGGGAACCTGGATGTTACAGCATCAGGTGCTGCTTGACAGCTATTCACAGTTGACCCCAGGCCCTAAGCACACCCAGTGGGAGCATCCCCAGACATGCACATCCCAATCCACATCTCCCTACCTCACAATAAGAGACCCTCAGCACAAGGGAGGAGCTGGGATTACTATGTTCCACGCACACAAGTGTCCCTTGTGCAGAAAAGCCTGCTTGCTCCCTTCAGGTCCTTCCATCCCCTTCCTTTTTCTGGCCTCCAGTAGCAGGAAGACCTTCCTCACTAATGGCAGTCAAGTCACCACGTCCACCCCCTTTCGCTTTGGTTTCCAAAATGGTTTACTTTGCTTTCATGGATGTGTCCATTggtgtgtgggcacgtgtgtgcacatgtttatgTGCATGCATGGGCGGGCAGGGGCTTGGGTGGgatcttcttcagttgctctttGACCTTCTCTTTTGGAGGCAAGTCTATCGCAGAACCTGGGACTCATAAGACAGACCAGCTAGCGAGCCAGTCTCAGGAGTcctccttgtctctgccttctgagccctgggattatagatgtgtattaccatgcctggtttttacaAGGATCCAAATTCAGcttatgcttgtgtagcaagcactttacttgaCAAGCCTCTCCCTAGCCCCTGGTGttgtcccttaaaaaaaaaaaaatcacactagcATGCATATTTAGAGAAGAAATTACCAGACAGCTTGTTTCAGGTTGACCATTCTGTATTCCCACTAGCAAAGCTCTTTTCCAAGGCCATATCCTGGGCCAGGGCAAGCATATTATTTCCTGTCAGCTTAGAAAACCAGTGCATATATAGCCTGGGACCTTTTTAAGAGACAGGCTGTCACTCAGACACCCAGGCCTTTCCTTCCGCTTATCTTCCATCCCTCCACCTCCACGATACCTTTCACCCAGGGAGCACTTACTAGGAAGTGACTATAACTGCTTCCTGATTTCCCCCAGTAACCTGATGAAGGATGAGAGATACCTGTTTAGCTAAGGTGGGGGATGGACACAGAGGAGCCTCATTTCGTTAAAGTTACACAGCTTATAAATGGCAAGGTAGAGAGAGATGTAGACCAAGGACTGTATGGTGTCAAGGACCTTGCTACTGGTAGCAGAGCTGCCTCCCTGGGGGACTCTCCTCAACTCTCCCCACCTCTGTGCTTCCAGCTGGCTTGTCATTCCCATGTCTTCCTCCTGGCCTTTGGAGGTCATCTCCATTCATGGCCTGGCTAATATGTACCCGTCCTCCAAAACCCAGCCCAAACTATCCTATTCTCCAGGAATCCCTCTCTGTTGTGGGCTATGAGCACCCCTGCCCATCACAAGATGACTCGGGCTCAGCACTGTAGCAGTATCTGTCACAGTGAACGTTCTTTTGCTTCACTTGTCTGCTTCCTCCATTAGAATAGGAGTGCACTGCAGAGATGGCCTGCTCTTCCTGTTTCCCTAAGCCTGGGATGCTTTCTAGCGCAAGTACGCACTTGAAATGTGTTCTGAATGAATGGAGGCAAATATACTATCTTTGGACTTCTCTTGTTGTATTTGGAAcactttcaaagaaccattaaGTTTTATCCGTCACAAAACATAGCCAACTCTTGAGAGTAAGAATGGACAAAAATCCTTAAATGTAAAACTGCAGGAAGTGAAAATGGAATGCTCTCTGGGCTTTCCTCAGACTACTTCAATCTGGAAAGCCAGACAGCCCAGCCATCTCCCACCGTACTCCTTTCCCACTTCCAGGCTTTTACACAACTCTCTTTGGTCTTTTCTCCCTAGGAAGTTCCAGATCTAGGCCACCACTATTTATAGTCCCTTTCCTTTTACTGATAAAAGAGAACACAGGCCTACTTATGCTCATCACGGCAAAGAGGGTAATGCATTCTACACCAAGAAAAAATTAGGTATCAGGAACCCAAAAGTTATGAAGCTGATACGGGGAGTTGGCCTCTCTACTAATCACTGAGTCTTCAAACCCACATTATGAGCCTcaggcactgtgtggtctcagCAGTCCTTCATAAGGACGCAGCAAGCATCCTTTTGCTCTCAGGGGCTTTTTATCTGGTCCAACACAGCAGAAGGTTAACAGGGCTGTCTATGGGCAAAACTGAAAGTCAGACAGCTTGCAATTCAATCTCCAGACATCCTTTCTTGGCCTGAGGTAGGAAGCCCTCTTTCTTCACCTCAGAAGACAGAAAGCCCACCAGAAAAGTGTTCTTCCTCTATCTGTGAGCACTGCCTTGTTAACCTCCAGGGGACACTGACATTCCGACTCTTCTCTGCAAGGGTAACTGCGGTAAAGTGTTTACAGGCCGCACAGCCTCCTAACCGCTGTGCAGATGGCAGGGGAGCAAGTCTATACTGCAAGTCTATACAGCCCCTGGGAAGTGCCAGACAAGGCACTTTTGTTTATATAAACACATTACGTCTTTGAGTTCCTTAAATAAGCATGGGGATTGCTACTACACTTTTTCTGAGTAAAAGAGCAAGTAAGCTGGCTGAAGACAGAGCTAGTCTGATTCTCAAGCCTGTGCTTTCTCAGTAGCCACTTAGGCCTCAGTCCTCAAAGCTACTACTGGGAGCCCCAACTCCTCCATGGCGCACACCATGCCCTCCTGGCTGGCTCTGGCCTACCTCCTCCCACTCTCTACCTCACACTTCAGCTTCTAGCTTCAGGGGTGACTCTTACTGTGCACAGCCTCTCTTTCTAGGGCCTTCTTGCCTGAGTagactcccttccttccctttgctCATTCACTCATTATCAAGGCTCACCTCAAcgtgcccatttttttaaaaattctacttgACATTGTATTTCTACCCCAGTTCTAATATAAAGCATTGGTTCTGTATGCATAGCTTTTATTAATCACTCTTATTCTCTACAGccaaaacacatttaaaatagattcactcctttccttccccctaaAGTTAGCCCTCTAGAGCAGTGTCTCACCTCACACTACTGACACTTTTGGGGTAATCTGTTGTTCTTGCAGGGTGTGTTCACCCGCACTGCAGATGTATGGGTAGATCTTGGTTTAACCCAACATGGTCCTAACCCCCAtcttcagccctgcaaatgaaaaGTAGTATCTCAGATATGGCTAACTGTCccaaggaagggagggggcaAAATACCTCACTGTTCACAACCGATCTACAAGAAGTGCATTCTTATGCCTGGATGAGGTCTCCTCATACTTGGCTACAACAGCATCCTGAGGGGACCTCCCCCACACACCAACTGTTGTCTATACACTATACATGACACTATTACGCATCCTACCCTGTCCTGCTCACAAGACCACAGACTCCACAGATAGGGACCTTGAGTGAACACTCAGCACTAGGTGCGGTTCAGGCCTCTGATGCCCTGGTCCCAGCCCTATCAAGCTCACGGCTCCCACCTCCAGCTCCTTGGcttactctctttttttctcagccAAAGCACGGCCTTCATTGTGCCCAACATTGTCAGATGTCCACTCTTGCTGAGCTTATTTTCCACGCTTCTCTCCTCTCTAGAGATTCTGTGTTGAGAGCCCAGAGCCTGGCGCCATATTGGTAGTTTTTAGTGAGGTATAACAAGAGCAAAATGTACTACTTTTATTTAAGAGTACAGCTCAGCAAAAGTGTTTGTAAGAACCAATACCCGTGTCCACATGCACACTCTAGATGCAGAGCAGACAGCCTTTCTGTGCCTGAGGGCCCTCCTGAAGGAGGGAATGGACTAGATCGTTGGGAAGTATCATGGTTCTATGACTAATGGCCTCCTTTTCATTGGACACAAGGGTACTATTTATGTACTATTTATACAAAATAGGAGACTAAGCAGATAAATGCCAATTTATTGCCACTTAAAACATTTACAACTCATACCCAATTTCTATGAAGTCTAGTACGTGAACAACTTTACATAACTACAGACAGCCATCACACTTACATTTGCACATGGACACTCAACTTCTCCCACAACATCCTGTTTCCTATGTTCCGTCTGTGCGTTCCTTGCAGCTTACCATTTCAATTCGGGCCAGGGGCACATGCAGCTGTCAGGGTGCCTGAGCTCTTCTCCAGGCAGCTTTATGATTCAAGTTTTACTTAAAAACGTCACTTTGGCCAGCAGTAAATCTGCTAACATTTCTTTTCGTGTCTACAATGATAGCATCAAGTAGGTTGTAGGGAAAACAAGTGAATGAGCAACAAGGTTTCACTTTCTGAGACCTGTTATCTATGACAAGCACTGTGGGTGAGGGAACTGTTTCCATCACCACCTCTTTCATTATTTGTGCTGCCTGCTGCCTTTAAAAGCCACAGGACTGTTTTCTCAGGAATGCAAACAAATGAGACTGGCTGTTTTTACTTCCCATTTTCCTCAGGAGGAGATCTAAGCAAGCCTGGCTGGCTACACACCGTTTTACTTACCCAGCCACCCTCTGAGCAGATTCGTACTTTCTGCATATTGGTGGGCCCATCCTCCAGGTCCCggctctgaatctcttcttcttcttgctCTTCTTTCAGGGTCAAATTGAGAGGACAGGCTGTGGATTCCATCTCTGCAGGCAATATTTAGCACAGACACATGAGGTGTGAACTTTCCAAAGCCAGTGAGGAGGGAGGCTCAGCCATACCCAAAGCTCTACAGCCCAAAGCAAATCAAGGCTGAGGCAGCCTGATGAGAAAGGGCTCCCTTTGTGGAAACCACCAGGAAGCTGGGATAGTTCATTATGATAAGAGGGACTGCAGGCAGATAGCATATCTGGCAGCCTTCAAATATCTAAAAAGCTTTCTGTGGCAGAGACCAGACTAGTTTGTATAGACGGAAGGGCAGAACTGAGGCCAGTGGGTGGGCATTTTTTTCCAACAGTGTGCTGACAGACGGAAGTTTCCCACAGCCAGTGACTCCCAAACATGGGCTCGGAGAAGAGCCGCTGACTTACTGCGGGGTCCAAGTATCTGAACACAGACAAGACTCTTGAATGGTTAGCACAAAATACTTATCACCTGGATTTTCCAAATTCAAAAGTGCTGCTCGTGGGCGGGTTCAGAAGCCAGGGTCTAAACCCAAGTCATGCTAGGGAGGGGCATGACTGGTGGCCAGGGACATGCAAAACTGCTGAGGCCAACCCAGACCTGGAGAGACTTTCAGCCTCTGGCTGGCAAAAATTCTTTACTAGTACACACGCAGTAGGCCAACACAATGGGCTTGTCCTTCCAGGGGACAGGGGCACTTCCACGACGTGCAGTGAGCGTGTGTGTTACGGAGTCACATTTTCTGAGACTCCCAACGTAACGATCttccaggagttcaaagtcagcttctTCCACGTCTCCGCAgggccaggggtgggggtgggggcagggatgggtctggggcgggcgggggggagCTGGGGCCTGAACTGGACCACATCCTCGGGGGCCGGGCACGGGGACGGGAGGACGGTGAGGTCCCGCCCGGCCAGCGCGAAGGTGCCCGCAGCCAGCCAgggccgccgcccgcccgcccgccagccCGCCCACCGACCCaccgcggccccgcgcccagcccggcccggcccgccTCCGCCGCGCCCCCGAGCAGGCGGGCGAGCGCGTCCGGCCTCCTCCAGCCATCTTGTCCCGTCTCCCTCCCTCCGCGGCCGGGGCAGAGCTCCCGCCGTCCCCTCCGGAGACCCCCGCCGGCGCACCTGCCGCCGGAGCCGGCGTCGCCCGcgtccttcccccccacccccgcctgctACCTCCCCGCCCCCCGACTCCCCCGGCGGGCCCGCAACAAAGGCGGCCGCGGAGAACCGGCCCCGGGGAGGAGCCgcgccgccgcccccgccgcccgcGCTCCACTCACCGCCCGGCCGAGCGGGGCCGCGGCTGGCGACGACCACGGCGCCCCCGCCTGTCACCGCGCCATCCCCGCCGCCGCTCCGGCCGCCCGTGCGCGCGGCCCCGCGGGAGGGAGCGCGGAGGACACGTGGTGGCGGGAGGGCGGGCCCGGGCCGAGCGGAGGGTGTTGGGAGCGGCGCGGGGAGGAGCGCGGCTGATGTCAGCGGGCCCGGCGGCGCCCG carries:
- the Pogk gene encoding pogo transposable element with KRAB domain isoform X1 gives rise to the protein MESTACPLNLTLKEEQEEEEIQSRDLEDGPTNMQKVRICSEGGWVPALFDEVAIYFSDEEWEVLTEPQKALYREVMRMNYETVLSLEFPFPKPDMITRLEGDEESYNSHEWKLRGGTLAENEESDMKSPDWVNPMHTASHFPQPQHLDSFGLRLPRDITDLPEWSEGYPFYMAMGFPGYDLSADDIASKFQFSRGMRRSYDAGFKLMVVEYAESTNNCQAAKQFGVLEKNVRDWRKVKPQLQNAHAMRRAFRGPKNGRFALVDQRVAEYVRYMQAKGDPITREAMQLKALEIAQEMNIPEKGFKASLGWCRRMMRRYDLSLRHKVPVPQHLPEDLTEKLVTYQQSVLALRRAHDYDVAQMGNADETPICLEVPSRVSVDNQGEKPVLVKTPGREKLKITAMLGVLADGRKLPPYIILRGTYIPPGKFPSGMEIRCHRYGWMTEDLMQDWLEVVWRRRTGAVPKQRGMLILNGFRGHATDSVKNSMESMNTDMVIIPGGLTSQLQVLDVVVCKPLNDSVRAQYSNWLLSGNLALSPTGNAKKPPLGLFLEWVMVAWNSISSESIVQGFKKCHISSNLEEEDDVLWEIESELPGGGEPPKECEAEMTEGN
- the Pogk gene encoding pogo transposable element with KRAB domain isoform X2, with the protein product MRMNYETVLSLEFPFPKPDMITRLEGDEESYNSHEWKLRGGTLAENEESDMKSPDWVNPMHTASHFPQPQHLDSFGLRLPRDITDLPEWSEGYPFYMAMGFPGYDLSADDIASKFQFSRGMRRSYDAGFKLMVVEYAESTNNCQAAKQFGVLEKNVRDWRKVKPQLQNAHAMRRAFRGPKNGRFALVDQRVAEYVRYMQAKGDPITREAMQLKALEIAQEMNIPEKGFKASLGWCRRMMRRYDLSLRHKVPVPQHLPEDLTEKLVTYQQSVLALRRAHDYDVAQMGNADETPICLEVPSRVSVDNQGEKPVLVKTPGREKLKITAMLGVLADGRKLPPYIILRGTYIPPGKFPSGMEIRCHRYGWMTEDLMQDWLEVVWRRRTGAVPKQRGMLILNGFRGHATDSVKNSMESMNTDMVIIPGGLTSQLQVLDVVVCKPLNDSVRAQYSNWLLSGNLALSPTGNAKKPPLGLFLEWVMVAWNSISSESIVQGFKKCHISSNLEEEDDVLWEIESELPGGGEPPKECEAEMTEGN